A DNA window from Mya arenaria isolate MELC-2E11 chromosome 17, ASM2691426v1 contains the following coding sequences:
- the LOC128223466 gene encoding uncharacterized protein K02A2.6-like has protein sequence MALSGISPPVMNWDSTNLPTTWEKFERHIKLIFAGPLKDKTEEEKVAFLLIWVGEKGQDVSQSWTLTNEEQKQLDTYFTKFKKHVQPKLNPVFARFQFNNERQGEDSIEQFVTRLKLKITECKYQENTVDEMIRDRIVFGISNQKLREKLINEGETLTLERAIQLSQNFEYCKQQMNILNARSPQDVNYVNSRGRGRGHGRRPEMPRAPNSPQNRRKEPTCGKCGTIHNQSDRRKCPAYGKQCIRCKKYNHWKIVCRSKKDVHQVTNNVSQMSVHDNSEEEDSWMDNYFLDTVSHTQSSAPDRAFVNLRIGPHFQNVSFKIDTGSSVNTLPKRHFEKLNVKSPLEASESNLTSYSGNKIQVDGKITLACKYRSKTVNTTFYIVSSDAPPLIGLQTSVDLGLIQLTYAIDREHGQPVNKEYVMSEYSDLFKGVGILPGKSKLYLREDAIPVITPPRRVPEALKSRLKAELDKMVKDEIISPVTEPTDWVHPIVVVEKPNGKLRICLDPKPLNDSIRRPHYAMSTLDDVTVKLAGATQFSLLDLTHAYWSVQLDEESSYLTTFATPFQRYRFLRLPYGCKASSDIFCQKVNEIFEGLSGIHPLVDDILIWGRTPEEHDKNLNQVLLRARERGIKFNAQKCSIGVKSVPFFGHVITDTGLMADPKKIEAITQLQRPDCREKVETLLGLVNYLSKFAPNLAEVTAPIRSLLKKDVEFLWDAPQEQAFSKVKEIITQAPVLGYYDPKKPLVVETDASKYGLGCCLMQDGKPIAYARMRMLRYH, from the exons ATGGCTCTATCTGGAATATCTCCACCTGTGATGAATTGGGACAGTACAAACTTGCCGACCACGTGGGAAAAATTTGAAAGGCACATAAAACTGATATTCGCAGGACCTTTAAAAGACAAGACCGAAGAAGAAAAAGTAGCATTCTTACTTATTTGGGTCGGAGAAAAAGGACAAGATGTTTCACAATCATGGACATTAACAAATGAAGAACAGAAACAACTTGACACATACTTCACAAAATTCAAGAAACATGTTCAGCCGAAACTAAACCCAGTATTCGCCAGATTCCAATTTAACAACGAAAGGCAAGGAGAGGATAGCATAGAACAATTCGTCACCAGactaaagttaaaaataacGGAATGCAAATATCAAGAAAATACTGTGGACGAAATGATCAGAGATAGAATTGTATTTGGTATTAGTAATCAAAAACTAAGAGAGAAACTAATCAATGAGGGCGAAACACTCACCTTAGAAAGGGCCATTCAACTATCtcaaaattttgaatattgtaaacaaCAGATGAATATTCTTAATGCAAGATCACCCCAAGATGTCAACTACGTCAACAGCCGAGGTCGTGGACGTGGACATGGACGCAGACCTGAGATGCCAAGAGCGCCAAATTCGCCGCAGAATAGGAGGAAAGAACCGACTTGTGGAAAATGTGGGACAATACACAACCAATCAGACAGAAGGAAGTGTCCAGCATATGGAAAACAATGCATACGGTGTAAGAAATACAATCACTGGAAAATTGTATGCCGGTCGAAGAAAGATGTGCACCAAGTGACAAATAACGTGTCGCAGATGAGTGTGCATGACAATTCAGAGGAGGAGGATTCGTGGATGGATAATTACTTTTTAGATACGGTAAGTCATACACAATCGTCCGCCCCAGATCGTGCATTTGTAAATTTACGCATTGGTccacattttcaaaacgttAGTTTCAAAATTGACACAGGAAGCAGCGTAAATACTTTGCCAAAACGCCACTTTGAAAAGCTCAATGTCAAATCGCCATTAGAGGCCTCCGAATCAAATCTAACGTCTTACTCTGGTAACAAAATACAAGTCGACGGTAAAATTACACTCGCGTGCAAATATCGTTCGAAAACCGTGAACACAACGTTCTATATTGTAAGCAGTGATGCACCGCCGTTAATTGGGCTACAGACATCTGTAGATCTAGGATTAATACAACTGACTTACGCAATTGACCGAGAGCATGGCCAGCCAGTTAACAAAGAATACGTCATGTCAGAATATAGTGACCTTTTCAAGGGCGTAGGTATACTACCCGGAAAAAGCAAACTGTATTTACGTGAAGACGCTATACCGGTAATAACGCCACCCAGACGCGTACCGGAAGCTTTAAAGTCGCGTTTAAAAGCCGAACTTGATAAAATGGTCAAAGACGAAATCATATCGCCAGTTACGGAACCTACCGACTGGGTTCATCCAATTGTAGTGGTTGAAAAACCGAACGGAAAGCTACGGATCTGCCTGGATCCAAAACCTCTCAATGACTCGATACGCAGACCGCACTACGCAATGTCAACGCTAGATGATGTGACCGTTAAACTCGCCGGCGCGACACAATTTAGCCTATTAGATTTGACACATGCATACTGGAGTGTACAATTAGACGAAGAATCTTCTTACCTAACTACATTCGCAACGCCGTTTCAAAGATATCGATTCTTACGTTTGCCGTATGGATGTAAAGCATCGTCtgacattttttgtcagaagGTCAACGAAATATTTGAGGGATTATCAGGCATTCACCCGCTGGTAGACGACATTTTGATTTGGGGACGAACCCCTGAGGAACATGACAAAAACCTCAATCAAGTCTTGCTACGCGCACGCGAACGCGGGATAAAATTCAACGCACAGAAATGTTCAATCGGTGTGAAATCAGTTCCATTCTTTGGTCACGTGATCACCGACACTGGACTCATGGCCGATCCTAAGAAAATCGAGGCAATTACGCAATTGCAAAGGCCGGATTGCCGCGAAAAGGTTGAAACACTATTAGGATTAGTTAATTACCTTTCAAAATTCGCCCCGAACCTAGCAGAGGTTACCGCGCCTATCAGAAGCCTCCTGAAAAAGGACGTAGAGTTCCTGTGGGACGCCCCACAAGAGCAAGCattctcaaaggtcaaggaaaTAATAACACAGGCCCCAGTGCTAGGTTATTATGACCCTAAAAAGCCGCTTGTCGTCGAAACGGATGCAAGCAAATATGGACTAGGTTGTTGTCTCATGCAAGACGGAAAACCCATCGCGTACGCAA GGATGCGAATGCTTCGCTACCATTGA